In Flavobacterium cerinum, one genomic interval encodes:
- a CDS encoding winged helix-turn-helix transcriptional regulator has product MTQIKDQGVLRETNCTEELFAIRDSLEILGGKWKLLILIYLKNRQDRLVHFKMIERGIEGISAKMLSKELKELEVNLLVTRTIQNTRPITVTYALTDYGKSVIPVIDALVQWGFDHRTMIKQAR; this is encoded by the coding sequence ATGACACAAATTAAAGATCAGGGCGTATTACGCGAAACCAATTGCACCGAAGAACTTTTTGCAATCCGGGACAGTCTGGAAATTTTAGGCGGTAAATGGAAATTATTGATTTTGATTTACCTGAAAAACCGACAGGATCGTTTGGTCCATTTTAAAATGATCGAACGGGGAATAGAGGGGATTTCCGCCAAAATGCTGAGTAAAGAATTAAAAGAATTGGAAGTCAACTTATTGGTTACACGTACAATTCAGAATACACGCCCGATAACAGTAACCTATGCTTTAACCGACTATGGAAAATCGGTTATCCCGGTTATTGATGCCCTTGTCCAATGGGGATTTGATCATAGGACGATGATAAAGCAAGCAAGATAA
- a CDS encoding MarR family winged helix-turn-helix transcriptional regulator: MNIIDESGILAISTRLQRLSEQLRKDGAQIYKAYGIAFEPKWFPVIYTLYHKEMLSVVEIANEIGYTHPSTISLLKELEKQKLIRSKKDKVDERRRMILLTDKGLELIEQMKPVWEVIRTALHEIADNENRLLQAITEAENKIATQSFLQRVMQLKQEQEALKP; the protein is encoded by the coding sequence ATGAACATTATTGACGAATCGGGAATATTAGCCATATCAACACGTCTACAACGCCTTAGCGAACAACTGCGTAAAGACGGAGCGCAAATTTATAAAGCGTACGGAATCGCATTTGAACCCAAATGGTTCCCGGTGATCTATACCTTGTACCATAAAGAAATGCTGAGTGTAGTGGAAATTGCAAACGAAATCGGATATACCCATCCGTCAACAATCAGTTTGTTAAAAGAACTCGAAAAACAAAAGCTGATCCGTTCTAAAAAAGATAAAGTTGACGAGCGTAGACGTATGATTCTGTTAACGGATAAAGGACTGGAACTGATCGAACAAATGAAACCGGTTTGGGAAGTAATTCGTACGGCTTTACATGAAATAGCTGATAATGAAAACCGGTTATTACAGGCGATTACCGAAGCGGAAAATAAAATCGCAACGCAAAGTTTTTTACAACGGGTTATGCAATTAAAGCAAGAGCAGGAAGCCCTGAAACCATAG
- a CDS encoding DUF1398 domain-containing protein has product MFTIEQIKAAHAKVHSGADFPDYVQDLIQLGVIFYETYVKDGHTEYYGEANYQITSGPVYEPLIIATKTDRIAFLDDLKAHQRGLTNYMAFCNDCARSGIAKWAMDMQKRTCTYYDWAGNEILVENIPN; this is encoded by the coding sequence ATGTTTACAATAGAACAAATCAAAGCCGCTCATGCTAAAGTACATTCAGGTGCCGATTTCCCCGATTATGTTCAGGATCTGATACAATTGGGCGTTATTTTTTATGAAACATATGTAAAGGACGGGCATACGGAATATTATGGTGAAGCAAATTATCAAATCACTTCCGGCCCCGTATATGAACCACTTATTATTGCTACGAAAACTGATCGGATTGCGTTTTTAGACGATTTAAAAGCACACCAGCGCGGACTAACGAATTATATGGCTTTTTGTAACGATTGTGCCCGGTCGGGAATAGCAAAATGGGCAATGGATATGCAAAAAAGAACATGTACGTATTATGATTGGGCGGGCAATGAAATACTTGTTGAAAATATCCCGAATTAA
- the ettA gene encoding energy-dependent translational throttle protein EttA — translation MSDDKKVIFSMSRVSKTYSSTNKQVLKDIYLSFFYGAKIGILGLNGSGKSSLLKIIAGVDKNYQGDVVFAPGYTVGYLEQEPQLDETKTVIEIVREGVAETVAILDEFNKINDMFGLPEVYEDADKMQKLMDRQAELQDKIDAVGAWELDTKLEIAMDALRTPEPDTPIKVLSGGERRRVALCRLLLQQPDVLLLDEPTNHLDAESVLWLEQHLQQYAGTVIAVTHDRYFLDNVAGWILELDRGEGIPWKGNYSSWLDQKSKRMEQEEKVASKRRKTLERELDWVRQGAKGRQTKQKARLQNYDKLLNEDQKQLDEKLEIYIPNGPRLGTNVIEAKGVSKAFGDKLLYENLNFTLPQAGIVGIIGPNGAGKSTIFRMIMGEENPDSGEFIIGDTAKIAYVDQSHSNIDPNKSIWENFCDGQELVMMGGRQVNSRAYLSRFNFGGSDQNKKVATLSGGERNRLHLAMTLKEEGNVLLLDEPTNDLDINTLRALEEGLENFAGCAVVISHDRWFLDRICTHILAFEGDSQVYFFEGSFSDYEENKKKRLGGDLTPTRIKYKKLIRG, via the coding sequence ATGTCAGACGATAAGAAAGTAATATTTTCGATGTCACGGGTAAGTAAAACCTACTCGAGCACGAATAAGCAGGTTTTAAAAGACATTTATCTGAGTTTTTTCTACGGAGCTAAAATCGGTATTCTGGGATTAAACGGATCGGGTAAATCATCCTTATTAAAAATCATCGCCGGAGTTGACAAAAACTATCAGGGTGATGTCGTTTTTGCACCGGGTTATACCGTAGGTTATCTGGAGCAGGAACCGCAATTAGACGAAACCAAAACCGTTATCGAAATCGTTCGCGAAGGGGTGGCCGAGACTGTAGCAATCCTGGATGAGTTTAATAAAATCAACGATATGTTCGGATTGCCGGAAGTATACGAAGATGCGGATAAGATGCAGAAATTAATGGATCGTCAGGCAGAACTTCAGGATAAAATTGATGCAGTAGGAGCGTGGGAACTGGATACCAAACTGGAAATCGCAATGGATGCGTTACGTACGCCGGAACCGGATACGCCAATCAAAGTATTATCCGGAGGAGAACGTCGTCGTGTTGCTTTATGCCGACTATTATTACAACAACCGGATGTATTATTATTAGATGAGCCTACCAACCACTTGGATGCGGAAAGCGTACTATGGTTAGAGCAACACTTACAACAATATGCGGGAACGGTAATTGCTGTAACCCACGACCGTTATTTCCTGGATAATGTAGCCGGATGGATTTTAGAATTAGACCGTGGTGAAGGTATTCCGTGGAAAGGAAACTATTCTTCCTGGTTGGATCAGAAATCAAAACGTATGGAACAGGAAGAAAAAGTAGCGTCCAAACGTAGAAAAACATTAGAAAGAGAGTTAGATTGGGTACGTCAGGGAGCCAAAGGGCGTCAGACGAAACAAAAAGCCCGTTTACAGAACTACGATAAATTATTAAATGAAGACCAAAAACAATTGGATGAGAAATTAGAAATCTACATCCCGAATGGTCCGCGTTTAGGAACAAATGTAATTGAAGCAAAAGGCGTTTCAAAAGCATTTGGTGATAAACTATTATACGAAAACCTGAATTTTACATTACCACAAGCGGGAATTGTAGGGATTATCGGTCCGAATGGTGCCGGTAAGTCAACAATTTTCCGAATGATTATGGGAGAAGAAAATCCGGATAGCGGTGAGTTTATCATCGGTGATACGGCTAAAATCGCTTATGTAGATCAGTCGCATTCCAATATCGATCCGAATAAGTCTATTTGGGAAAACTTCTGCGATGGACAGGAATTGGTTATGATGGGAGGACGTCAGGTAAATTCCAGAGCGTATTTATCCCGTTTTAATTTCGGAGGAAGTGACCAGAATAAAAAGGTAGCGACACTTTCCGGAGGAGAACGTAACCGTTTGCATTTAGCCATGACGTTGAAAGAAGAAGGAAACGTATTGTTACTGGATGAGCCAACGAATGATTTGGATATCAATACACTTCGTGCTTTAGAAGAAGGTTTGGAAAATTTCGCCGGTTGTGCTGTAGTAATTTCCCACGACCGTTGGTTCCTGGACAGGATTTGTACGCATATCCTGGCATTTGAAGGCGATTCACAGGTTTATTTCTTTGAAGGAAGTTTCTCTGACTATGAAGAAAATAAAAAGAAACGTCTTGGAGGTGATTTAACGCCAACACGTATTAAATACAAAAAATTGATCCGAGGATAG
- a CDS encoding glycine-rich domain-containing protein, which produces MNEKLWKKIVAFDFESPSDEYGFSTRLAHENSWTKSFTEQAILEYKKFMYLAATSDFMVAPSEIVDIVWHQHLLFTQSYHEFCKLLGKQIQHIPSTHNKQDADKFRQAKERTGQLYESNFGEQPKSIWEYHTMFESLHLEETKLKISSIIIIGIIAFFFATFPAYYLLRPLYIKLDNPYFMFGLIGSAILISKLLEHYNNRQLKAIVTKTDKSSFVYHLQPLELVYLKTNQLKNVIIGVLNGLMDNGTLIINSNKAIELVNDNTKANKEERAILSILEETKSLFYPNLVERLQTKPVFSNTANIMEAFKKYGTKSKEFGSLFVTNFTVWLVFLLLCYTRITIGMERDKPVGGIIFTTIVLSVFIGVKLFRLTKKMTTVTIPDLYKDTILTTEQIENNWLWRYFLSGNAVLMASFIPLIHLSDEKSNGWSSSGSGCSSCGSSCSSCGGCGGD; this is translated from the coding sequence ATGAATGAAAAACTTTGGAAAAAAATAGTAGCTTTTGACTTTGAAAGCCCATCCGATGAATACGGATTTTCTACACGATTGGCACACGAAAACAGCTGGACAAAGTCATTTACAGAACAGGCCATTTTGGAATACAAAAAGTTTATGTATCTGGCAGCCACTTCCGATTTTATGGTCGCACCGTCAGAAATTGTAGACATTGTCTGGCATCAACATTTACTCTTTACACAATCCTACCACGAATTTTGTAAGTTGCTCGGAAAACAAATTCAACATATTCCGTCAACTCATAACAAACAGGATGCGGACAAGTTCCGACAAGCGAAGGAAAGAACGGGTCAGTTGTATGAAAGCAACTTCGGCGAACAACCGAAAAGTATTTGGGAATACCATACGATGTTTGAAAGTCTACATCTCGAAGAAACCAAATTAAAAATCAGTAGCATTATCATCATCGGGATAATAGCGTTTTTTTTCGCAACGTTTCCGGCTTATTATCTCTTACGGCCTTTATATATAAAGCTTGACAATCCCTATTTTATGTTTGGTCTTATCGGATCGGCAATCCTTATATCAAAATTACTGGAACACTATAATAACCGACAACTTAAAGCGATTGTAACTAAAACCGATAAATCATCTTTTGTATACCATCTTCAACCGTTGGAACTGGTTTACTTAAAAACAAATCAATTGAAAAATGTTATTATTGGTGTGCTAAACGGACTTATGGATAACGGAACATTGATCATAAATAGTAATAAAGCCATTGAACTTGTAAATGATAATACAAAAGCGAATAAAGAGGAAAGAGCAATCCTGTCGATTTTAGAAGAAACAAAAAGCTTATTTTATCCCAATTTAGTAGAACGATTACAAACAAAACCCGTTTTTAGTAATACAGCTAACATCATGGAGGCTTTTAAAAAATACGGGACAAAATCAAAAGAATTCGGATCGTTGTTTGTGACCAATTTTACCGTTTGGTTAGTGTTCTTATTACTCTGTTATACAAGAATTACTATCGGTATGGAAAGAGATAAACCGGTTGGCGGTATTATATTTACAACGATAGTATTGAGCGTATTTATAGGTGTCAAGTTGTTTCGACTGACCAAGAAGATGACAACAGTAACAATACCGGATTTGTATAAAGATACGATTTTAACTACCGAACAAATCGAAAACAATTGGCTATGGCGTTATTTTTTATCCGGTAACGCTGTTTTAATGGCGTCGTTCATACCGTTAATTCATTTATCAGACGAAAAAAGTAATGGTTGGTCTTCCTCAGGAAGTGGATGTAGTAGTTGCGGTAGTTCCTGTAGTAGTTGCGGCGGATGTGGCGGCGATTAA
- a CDS encoding TylF/MycF/NovP-related O-methyltransferase: MKNYTVDVTKKWDYENGFYLTCETSRIGKFLNHLEIYKKIVELPGDILEFGVYKGTSIVRLLSFRDLLENESSRKVFGFDIFGKFPENLELESDKQFVHKFEDAGGYGISKNELEFHLDAKGFGNYELIEGDILKTVPEFIEKNKHKKIALLHIDVDVYEPTKMILENLWDKVVVGGIVMLDDYGTVEGETKAVDEFFKDKDITIHKPKYNHIPSYIIKK, translated from the coding sequence ATGAAAAATTATACAGTAGATGTAACAAAAAAATGGGATTATGAAAACGGATTCTATCTGACTTGTGAAACCAGTAGAATCGGAAAATTTTTAAATCATTTGGAGATCTACAAAAAAATTGTCGAATTACCGGGAGATATCCTGGAATTTGGTGTTTACAAAGGAACTTCTATCGTAAGACTGCTTTCGTTTCGGGATTTGTTGGAGAATGAAAGCTCCCGAAAAGTATTCGGATTTGATATATTCGGTAAGTTTCCGGAAAATTTAGAGTTGGAATCCGATAAACAATTTGTACATAAATTTGAAGATGCCGGCGGTTATGGTATCAGTAAAAACGAATTGGAATTCCATTTGGATGCTAAAGGATTCGGCAATTATGAATTGATAGAAGGTGACATCTTAAAAACCGTACCGGAATTTATCGAAAAAAACAAACATAAAAAGATCGCATTATTGCATATTGATGTCGATGTTTATGAACCTACAAAAATGATATTGGAAAACCTTTGGGATAAAGTAGTTGTTGGCGGCATCGTAATGTTAGACGACTACGGAACGGTAGAAGGGGAGACCAAAGCAGTAGATGAATTTTTTAAAGATAAGGATATTACAATCCATAAACCGAAATACAATCATATCCCTTCTTACATCATAAAAAAGTAA
- a CDS encoding cupin domain-containing protein, which yields MKSIPRRVVTGIKNGKSAIIQDETVQNAVDHLKGLLISDIWNTQETPASLDNEKRIPNTAFPQTPKNGTYFRYVSIPPDADLGITAQPGQPHPLMHQTDTLDYIIILSGELYLIMEEGETLLQPGDIVIQRGTNHAWSNRSDQPCIQLAVLIDAQNN from the coding sequence ATGAAATCCATACCAAGAAGAGTGGTTACCGGAATTAAAAACGGTAAATCTGCTATTATTCAGGACGAAACGGTTCAGAATGCCGTAGATCATTTAAAAGGACTCCTTATTTCAGATATCTGGAATACACAGGAAACACCGGCTAGTCTGGATAACGAAAAACGTATTCCGAATACAGCCTTTCCGCAAACGCCTAAAAACGGGACTTATTTTCGATATGTCAGTATTCCGCCGGATGCCGATTTAGGGATTACGGCACAACCGGGTCAACCGCATCCTTTAATGCATCAAACCGATACGCTGGATTATATTATTATCCTGTCGGGTGAATTGTATCTGATTATGGAAGAAGGTGAAACACTATTACAACCCGGTGATATTGTAATTCAAAGAGGTACGAATCATGCCTGGAGTAACCGTTCCGATCAGCCTTGTATTCAATTGGCCGTTTTAATCGATGCGCAAAACAATTAA
- a CDS encoding LuxR C-terminal-related transcriptional regulator — translation MELLQFNTMKKTWHQIARYHDGNTPPSFELEVYKKLLNFFHIGAFYYYIVNLPHVTIEFVSDSVKTVLGIGTTSDFNVEYILSNIHPDDLNRFMAYEQQVTAFFNALPPDKVLKYKVSYDYRLRCADRSYKWILMQTVTIQSDEKGSVIRVLGIQTDITHLKSDNKPSGLSFIGLDGEPSYYNVGELNTKSSASKTLFTCRERQILQLIVTGKSTNEIADLLNISRHTVNTHRKNILSKSDCKSLVELGSKAIREGWI, via the coding sequence ATGGAATTACTTCAATTCAATACGATGAAAAAAACCTGGCATCAGATAGCCCGGTATCACGATGGTAATACACCACCGTCTTTTGAATTGGAGGTTTATAAAAAGCTGTTGAATTTCTTCCATATCGGAGCGTTCTACTACTATATTGTGAACTTACCGCATGTTACAATAGAATTTGTAAGTGATTCCGTTAAAACTGTTTTAGGGATTGGTACTACCTCCGATTTTAATGTCGAATATATACTAAGTAATATTCATCCGGATGATTTAAATCGGTTTATGGCGTATGAACAACAAGTTACCGCATTTTTTAATGCGTTACCGCCGGATAAAGTCTTAAAATATAAAGTGAGTTATGACTATCGTTTACGATGTGCCGATCGTTCCTATAAATGGATTCTGATGCAAACCGTAACGATACAAAGTGATGAAAAGGGATCTGTAATTCGAGTATTGGGAATACAAACTGATATCACCCATCTTAAATCCGATAATAAGCCTTCCGGACTTTCTTTTATAGGCCTTGACGGAGAGCCTTCTTATTATAACGTAGGCGAACTAAACACAAAATCATCTGCTTCAAAAACGCTTTTCACCTGTCGGGAGCGTCAAATTTTACAATTAATCGTTACCGGAAAAAGCACCAATGAAATTGCCGATTTACTGAATATTTCCCGGCATACCGTTAATACACACCGGAAAAATATTCTTTCCAAATCGGATTGTAAAAGTCTTGTTGAATTAGGTTCAAAAGCGATACGGGAAGGTTGGATATAA
- a CDS encoding DUF4184 family protein — MPFTFSHPAIVLPLPHIKKQWFSLTGLIIGSLTPDFEYFLRMRIQSDYSHTISGLFWFDLPLGFVLAYIFHNIVRNSLFENLPLFLKSRLISFNKFNWNQYCKKKVFIVIVSILIGAMSHIFWDSFTHENGYFVQHIPVLSTTTNVFDYSIPVLKILQHLSTVGGGIVILFALLRLPKEKDISVRFNWQYWSILSGLALLIVILRLLSGLNYKLYGHLIVTIIAACLIALTVTGILERLKSSILK; from the coding sequence ATGCCATTTACATTTTCGCATCCGGCTATAGTTTTACCGTTACCGCATATTAAAAAGCAATGGTTCTCGTTAACCGGACTTATAATTGGAAGTTTGACGCCCGATTTTGAATATTTTTTACGAATGCGAATTCAAAGTGATTATAGTCATACTATAAGTGGTCTTTTTTGGTTTGATCTACCGTTGGGATTTGTACTGGCTTATATTTTTCATAATATCGTCAGAAACAGTTTGTTTGAAAATTTACCTTTATTTTTAAAATCAAGGCTGATCAGTTTTAATAAGTTTAACTGGAATCAATATTGTAAAAAAAAGGTATTTATAGTAATTGTTTCGATTTTAATCGGAGCTATGTCTCATATTTTTTGGGATAGTTTTACACATGAAAATGGTTATTTTGTCCAGCACATTCCGGTATTGAGTACTACAACAAATGTTTTTGACTACTCTATACCAGTGCTAAAAATTTTACAACACTTAAGTACAGTCGGAGGTGGTATTGTGATACTTTTCGCTTTACTCAGATTGCCAAAAGAAAAAGATATTTCAGTACGGTTTAATTGGCAATACTGGAGTATTCTCTCCGGGTTAGCGCTATTAATTGTTATTTTACGACTTCTTAGCGGACTGAATTATAAATTATACGGACATCTTATCGTTACAATAATTGCAGCGTGTTTGATTGCGTTAACCGTAACAGGGATTTTGGAGCGATTAAAAAGCAGTATTTTAAAATGA
- a CDS encoding SDR family oxidoreductase, whose product MQRFQNKWALITGGTNGMGLATARQFIAEGGHVIITGRSIETVTKATEQLGESSYGLVSNAGNWQDLTQLRKQVQELTNTLDLVFLNAGYGRFAAVENADEAHFDELFSMLVKGPFFAVQQLLPLLKPGSSIIFNTSFVTEVGIPNFSVYSAAKSAVQSFIKTFAAELVTKGIRVNGISPGHIKTNIYSNTGLNTQQIEEAVTNLIPTIPFKRQGEPEEIAEAVLFLASDAASYIHGAELKVDAGIAVIR is encoded by the coding sequence ATGCAACGATTTCAAAACAAATGGGCACTGATAACCGGTGGAACCAACGGAATGGGCCTGGCTACTGCCAGACAGTTTATAGCCGAAGGCGGACACGTAATTATTACCGGAAGGAGTATCGAAACAGTAACTAAAGCAACTGAACAATTAGGGGAAAGCAGTTATGGTTTAGTTTCTAATGCCGGTAACTGGCAGGATTTAACCCAATTACGCAAACAGGTGCAAGAGCTGACCAATACATTGGATCTGGTTTTTCTGAATGCCGGATACGGTCGGTTTGCAGCTGTCGAAAATGCAGATGAGGCTCATTTTGACGAATTATTTTCGATGTTGGTTAAAGGGCCTTTTTTTGCCGTACAACAGCTTTTACCGCTACTAAAACCGGGAAGTAGTATCATTTTTAATACTTCTTTTGTAACGGAAGTCGGAATCCCTAATTTTTCGGTTTATTCGGCTGCTAAATCAGCGGTACAGTCGTTTATTAAGACTTTTGCGGCTGAATTGGTTACAAAAGGAATTCGCGTGAACGGAATCAGTCCGGGGCATATTAAAACCAATATTTACAGCAATACGGGACTTAATACGCAACAGATCGAAGAAGCGGTAACCAATCTGATTCCTACGATTCCGTTTAAACGACAAGGAGAACCGGAAGAAATCGCAGAAGCGGTACTTTTCCTGGCTTCGGATGCCGCATCTTATATTCATGGTGCAGAATTAAAAGTAGATGCCGGAATAGCTGTAATCCGTTAA
- a CDS encoding GNAT family N-acetyltransferase: METIIKPIGNEYSEAAIDLILSIQQKEFNVPITIEDQPDLMAIEAFYYQSGGSFWGAFRNGELVGTIALIKYADNEAAIRKMFVKKEYRGKELGIAQQLLDILLTYCRENGIDQVYLGTVSILEAALRFYEKNNFVRIEKESLPDAFPVMQADNVFCHLNLNKQP; encoded by the coding sequence ATGGAAACCATTATTAAACCGATCGGGAATGAATATTCGGAAGCTGCGATTGATCTGATTTTAAGTATTCAGCAAAAGGAATTTAACGTACCGATCACAATTGAAGATCAACCGGACTTAATGGCAATTGAAGCTTTTTATTATCAGAGCGGCGGTTCGTTTTGGGGCGCATTTCGCAACGGAGAACTGGTAGGTACAATTGCTTTGATCAAATACGCAGATAATGAAGCGGCAATTCGCAAAATGTTTGTCAAAAAAGAATACCGCGGAAAAGAACTCGGAATCGCACAGCAATTGTTGGATATTCTATTAACCTATTGTCGTGAAAACGGTATTGATCAGGTATATCTGGGAACGGTCTCCATATTGGAAGCGGCACTTCGTTTTTATGAAAAGAATAACTTTGTGCGAATTGAAAAGGAATCACTACCGGATGCATTTCCGGTAATGCAGGCGGATAATGTATTTTGTCATTTAAACTTAAACAAACAGCCATGA
- a CDS encoding class I SAM-dependent methyltransferase, with the protein MTPLSPLETGIQLRKPEGENGIAIGRDMNRSNSQMYNDLFSLLHLKDNDILLETGYGNGIHFPNYFATEKAITLYGMDYSEVMYQEAVKNNESAIKEGKIIVEYGDIKDSNYPSNQFDHIIALNTVYFWEPLETYLKVLHRILKPGGKLYIGYRPKRVLHNVDFVQHGFSLYDEAVLNEQLLKSGFEIIQEYQNDYTKMTVTGQPLNSTDLITISIKKEA; encoded by the coding sequence ATGACACCTTTATCTCCTTTAGAAACCGGTATACAATTGCGGAAACCGGAAGGCGAAAACGGCATTGCAATCGGACGTGATATGAATCGTTCCAACAGTCAGATGTATAATGACCTGTTTTCTTTACTACACTTAAAAGACAATGATATCCTACTGGAAACCGGTTACGGAAACGGTATTCATTTCCCGAATTATTTCGCTACCGAAAAAGCCATCACGTTATATGGTATGGATTATTCCGAAGTAATGTATCAGGAAGCAGTTAAAAATAATGAATCAGCGATAAAAGAGGGTAAAATCATCGTGGAATACGGCGATATTAAAGATTCTAACTATCCGTCCAATCAGTTTGATCATATTATTGCGCTAAATACCGTTTATTTCTGGGAACCGTTGGAAACCTATCTTAAAGTATTACATCGAATACTAAAACCCGGCGGAAAACTCTATATCGGCTACCGACCTAAGCGCGTTTTACATAACGTTGATTTTGTACAACACGGTTTTTCGCTATATGATGAGGCCGTTTTAAACGAACAACTTCTGAAGTCCGGTTTTGAAATCATTCAGGAGTATCAGAACGATTACACTAAAATGACCGTAACCGGTCAGCCACTCAACAGTACCGATCTGATCACTATAAGTATAAAAAAAGAGGCTTAA
- a CDS encoding methyltransferase domain-containing protein: MPWNPELYNQFKNIRYQPFFDLMAMISEEGLQEGIDIGCGTGEQTGILSGRFDKARFLGIDSSPDMLLKSEEFKSKNLDFKQATVEGFLASDNVKKWDLIFSNAALQWSDNHETLFPQLLSRLTENGQFAVQMPVQKENLLNKILFDLVQEQPFAEYLKGWKRDSPLLSIDQYAQILFENGLEDIRITQNVYPIIAGNPEKLFDFISGSSLIPYMERLSESEQKQFTDEFKSRIRQEFKRFPAIYAFKRLLLYGRKK, from the coding sequence ATGCCTTGGAACCCCGAATTATACAATCAGTTTAAAAATATTCGCTATCAGCCTTTTTTCGATTTGATGGCGATGATTTCTGAAGAAGGACTTCAGGAAGGTATCGATATCGGTTGCGGAACCGGAGAACAAACCGGTATTTTATCAGGTCGATTTGATAAAGCCCGTTTTTTAGGAATTGATTCGTCTCCCGATATGCTGCTGAAAAGCGAGGAATTTAAAAGTAAAAATCTGGATTTTAAACAAGCTACTGTTGAAGGATTTCTGGCTTCGGATAATGTAAAAAAGTGGGATCTTATTTTTAGTAATGCCGCTTTACAATGGTCGGATAACCACGAAACGTTATTTCCACAATTACTCTCGAGGTTAACAGAAAATGGCCAGTTTGCGGTACAAATGCCGGTACAAAAGGAAAACCTGCTAAACAAAATTCTATTTGATCTCGTACAGGAACAACCATTCGCAGAATATTTAAAAGGATGGAAAAGAGATTCCCCGTTGTTAAGCATTGATCAGTATGCACAAATCCTGTTTGAAAACGGATTGGAAGACATTCGGATTACTCAGAATGTATATCCGATTATTGCCGGCAATCCGGAAAAATTATTCGACTTTATCTCCGGTTCTTCGTTAATTCCGTATATGGAGCGCTTATCAGAAAGCGAACAAAAACAGTTTACCGACGAATTTAAATCCCGAATCCGACAAGAATTTAAGCGATTTCCGGCGATTTATGCGTTTAAGCGATTGCTGTTATACGGTCGGAAGAAATAG